In Juglans microcarpa x Juglans regia isolate MS1-56 chromosome 7D, Jm3101_v1.0, whole genome shotgun sequence, the following are encoded in one genomic region:
- the LOC121238062 gene encoding protein ADP-ribosyltransferase PARP3, whose product MKVHGTRSHARAAEEDKVLTRKQKAAESNEREAVQSPKKPKPENDNTQINGRSADEIAAEFEEFSKAIREQLSIQQMREILEANGQDSSGPVFDIISRCQDLLFYGPLERCPVCNGNLEYARTRYKCTGFYSEWSSCTFSTKDPPRKQEPTKLPDSVLKSPVADLIKKYQDPSSRPRRNLVIINKPFTGMVISLTGRLSRTHDYWRKEIEKHGGKVSNSVIGVTCLVASPAERERGGSYKLAEAMERSIPVVSEAWLIDSIQKKDPQPLEAYDIVSDLLVEGKGISWDKQDPREEAFESLTTELKVFGKRGVHKDTILQEKGGKIFEKDGILYNCAFNLCDLGRGLNDYCVMQLISVPGSGLHLFYKKGRVGDDPNAEESLEEWENMDNAVKEFVRLFEEVTGNEFEAWEREKKFQKKPLKFYPVDLDDGVEVRHGGLRLRQLGAAVAHCKLDPLVANFMKVLCSQGIYKYALMEMGYDPPDLPIGMVTTFHLKKCEEVLQEFIDKVKSLKETGHKAEAVWSDYSQRWFNLMQSTRPFILRNFQEIADHAAAAVETVRDITVASHIIGDMSGPTLDDPLSDRYQKLGCSISPLDKGTDDYKMIQKYLDRTYEPVKVGDIEYDVTVERIFAVESNALPSYDEIKKLPNKVLAWCGTRSSNLLRHLHQGFLPAICQLPVPSYMFGPAIVCSDAAAEAARYGFTAVDRPEGFLVLAIASLGNQVMEAKKAPEDTKTFQDKKIGVKRLGRTKTDESEYFIWKDDIKVPCGRLVPSGHQDSPIEYNEYAVYDPKLVSIRFVVEVKYDEKGVVMDTEE is encoded by the exons ATGAAG GTTCATGGGACGCGATCTCATGCTCGCGCTGCCGAAGAAGATAAGGTATTGACGAGGAAGCAGAAGGCTGCAGAAAGCAACGAACGGGAAGCTGTGCAATCTCCAAAAAAGCCAAAGCCCGAAAATGATAACACCCAGATTAATGGAAGATCTGCAGACGAAATAGCTGCTGAGTTTGAAGAGTTCTCTAAAGCCATTAGAGAGCAACTCTCCATCCAACAAATGCGGGAAATACTGGAGGCTAATGGCCAAGATTCCTCGGGCCCTGTTTTTGATATTATCTCTAGATG CCAAGACTTACTGTTTTATGGGCCATTGGAGAGATGCCCAGTTTGCAATGGCAATCTGGAATACGCGCGCACACGCTATAAATGCACAGGGTTTTATAGTGAGTGGTCTTCTTGCACCTTCAGCACAAAGGATCCTCCAAGGAAACAAGAACCAACAAAACTACCAGATTCTGTTCTCAAATCCCCTGTTGCAGAC TTAATAAAGAAGTATCAAGATCCAAGTAGCCGGCCTCGAAGGAATTTAGTCATAATCAATAAACCTTTTACAGGGATGGTGATTTCTCTAACGGGCCGTCTTTCTCGAACACAT GATTATTGGAGAAAAGAGATTGAAAAGCATGGGGGGAAAGTTTCCAACTCCGTGATTG GTGTAACTTGTTTGGTTGCTTCGCCGGCTGAGAGAGAACGTGGTGGTTCATACAAACTTGCGGAAGCAAT GGAGAGAAGCATACCTGTTGTAAGCGAAGCTTGGTTGATAGATAGCATTCAGAAAAAGGATCCACAGCCTCTTGAAGCTTATGATATTGTTAGTGATCTTTTGGTAGAAGGGAAAGGGATTTCATGGGATAAACAAGATCCTAGAGAAGAGGCATTCGAATCACTCACGACTGAA CTAAAGGTTTTTGGCAAGAGAGGAGTGCACAAGGATACTATATTGCAGGAGAAAGGTGGAAAGATCTTTGAAAAAGATGGGATACTATATAACTGTGCTTTTAATCTTTGCGACTTGGGGAGAGGACTGAACGA CTATTGTGTCATGCAACTCATCTCAGTACCAGGGAGCGGCTTGCATCTGTTCTATAAGAAAGGGAGAGTTGGTGATGATCCAAATGCAGAGGAGAGCCTTGAGGAGTGGGAAAATATGGATAATGCTGTGAAAGAATTTGTAAGGCTCTTTGAGGAAGTAACTGGAAATGAGTTTGAGGCCtgggaaagagagaagaagttCCAAAAGAAGCCACTCAAGTTTTATCCTGTAGACTTG GATGATGGCGTTGAAGTCAGACATGGAGGTCTTCGTCTTCGGCAGCTAGGAGCTGCAGTCGCTCACTGCAAACTTGATCCTTTGGTTGCTAATTTCATGAAGGTTTTGTGCAGTCAGGGCATATACAA GTACGCATTAATGGAGATGGGGTATGACCCTCCGGATCTACCAATAGGGATGGTCACtacttttcacttaaaaaagt GTGAGGAGGTTCTGCAGGAGTTCATTGATAAAGTGAAATCATTGAAAGAGACAGGGCATAAGGCTGAGGCTGTTTGGTCTGATTATAGCCAAAGATGGTTCAATCTGATGCAATCCACTAGGCCTTTCATCTTAAGGAACTTCCAAGAAATTGCAGATCAT GCTGCAGCAGCTGTAGAGACTGTTCGAGATATAACTGTGGCTTCACACATTATTGGAGATATGAGTGGCCCTACCCTTGATGACCCTTTGTCGGATCGATACCAGAAACTAGGCTGCTCAATCTCCCCACTGGATAAAGGGACGGATGACTACAAGATGATCCAGAAGTATCTGGATAGAACTTATGAACCTGTTAAAGTTGGAGATATT GAATATGATGTGACCGTTGAGCGTATATTTGCAGTAGAATCGAATGCGCTCCCTTCTTACGATGAAATAAAGAAGTTACCAAACAAAGTCCTTGCGTGGTGTG GCACGCGCAGCTCAAATCTGTTGAGGCACTTGCATCAAGGCTTCTTACCAGCAATATGCCAGCTCCCTGTCCCGAGTTATATG TTTGGGCCGGCGATCGTCTGCTCTGATGCTGCAGCTGAAGCTGCTAGATATGGGTTCACTGCGGTAGACAGGCCAGAAGGGTTCTTGGTCCTCGCAATTGCTTCTCTAGGAAATCAAGTTATGGAAGCAAAGAAGGCACCCGAG GACACCAAGACTTTCCAAGATAAGAAGATCGGGGTGAAACGATTGGGTCGAACGAAGACGGATGAATCAGAATACTTCATTTGGAAAGATGACATCAAAGTTCCTTGTGGTCGACTGGTTCCCTCGGGTCACCAAGATAGCCCAATTGAGTATAATGAGTATGCAGTTTATGATCCTAAACTG GTGAGCATAAGGTTCGTGGTGGAGGTGAAGTACGATGAGAAGGGTGTGGTGATGGACACAGAGGAGTGA